In a single window of the Papaver somniferum cultivar HN1 chromosome 8, ASM357369v1, whole genome shotgun sequence genome:
- the LOC113303794 gene encoding putative small ubiquitin-related modifier 7, whose product MGFSLRNHTSLPTNMSGVVIPEDDKKRVAGRSRRPIHITVMFNGDNSDIVCFRMKRDSPLSKLIDAYGEITGRYNHYTVNFLYDGIRIRPESTPHQLGIEDGDEIDVFLVQ is encoded by the exons ATGGGATTCAGTCTAAGAAACCACACTTCTTTACCAACAAACATGTCCGGAGTTGTTATACCGGAAGATGATAAAAAACGAGTTGCTGGAAGATCCAGGCGTCCAATTCATATCACAGTCATGTTCAAC GGTGATAACTCTGATATAGTTTGCTTCAGAATGAAGCGCGATTCCCCTCTGAGTAAGCTCATCGATGCTTACGGTGAAATTACCGGTAGATACAACCACTACACGGTCAATTTCTTATATGATGGTATTCGGATCAGACCAGAGAGTACCCCTCATCAA CTTGGAATAGAAGATGgagatgaaattgatgttttTCTGGTTCAGTAA